In Monodelphis domestica isolate mMonDom1 chromosome 3, mMonDom1.pri, whole genome shotgun sequence, the following proteins share a genomic window:
- the LOC130458218 gene encoding disintegrin and metalloproteinase domain-containing protein 1a-like, whose amino-acid sequence MSRDVAREMPLDSLPKEPSWSWMKMKEGFLSKCPWIWEWGHGLGFSHFSLGFFLLLTVILPSIHCVLGSMYSSSHEIVIPKRLMTWEGEERVERLSYSIFMKGKKVVIHLKQKKGLFVNNFPVYTYSNGKLNLDMPFLQNDCYYDGYVESYLKSLVSISTCSGLKGLINIEGKVYRIEPIDASSNFEHILYQTKSDEQDFCSGPVREQPEFEGNLEAKAVLVKDESHIKDFVHYEWPYNKIVKIFIVVDNRRFRNWDSNVTKTAHMVMEVLSIVDTYVNPIRVKMFWVGLEIWTQKDMSKISQSLVETLKYFSAWRYFGLLPRVFHNIGHLIVGHETGSKAGYSYLGGMCVSIKAAGVLAFPHEDVARFASVMTHELGHSMGMEHDSKYCMCGDEYYCIMHESVSQKQLFSNCSLEYFYKFLYGAHSGCIYLSPDPTRLFRVSVCGNGILDREEECDCGNEETCTNDPCCLPTCRLTEGSTCAFGPCCKNCNIQRASEVCRPSKNECDLPEYCNGTSIWCQPDVYKQDGTECKDGYCYEGFCHSLDKQCVEIFGEGSRKAPDSCYESINSKGDRIGNCGPSINGLRRRFRKCEPKDSKCGRLLCQNIKKLPQGKNHHTYFQLPCEGSWCWGADLLEKLGTIDQGEVYAGTVCDEEKICLNNICSDIHVLRKRCSAALNCTGRGTCNNLNHCHCDSGYAPPNCINRGNGGSIDSGPLPAYFPTTHTTTTTTTTPTTTTRRTTPRTTPRTTPRTTPRTTPRTTTRTTPRTTPRTTPRTTPRTTTRTTPRTTPRTTPRTTPRSTTRTTTRTTTRTTTRTTRTTTTTPTTTTTTPTTTTPRTTPRTTPRTTPRTTTRTTTRTTPRTTPRTTPRTTTRSTTRTTPRTTTRTTTRTTRTTTTTPTTTTTTPTTTTTPTTTTTHTTTTTTTTTPTTTTTPTTTTTTTTTPTTTTTTTTTPTTTTTPTTTTTTTTPPTTNTTPNLTTITNTHTTIIITTTSRSSHRKTLNTPTGRLRRKGHKEIILASFLFLVTILLLVNSVIWCLIILVYVRNGRKLQKGMGTQSVDQKSTQGSFQSMRP is encoded by the coding sequence ATGTCTAGGGATGTAGCCAGAGAAATGCCTCTAGACTCCCTTCCTAAGGAGCCAAGTTGGTCATGGATGAAGATGAAAGAAGGTTTCCTTTCAAAGTGCCCTTGGATATGGGAATGGGGTCATGGGCTGGGCTTCTCTCATTTCAGCCTAGGATTTTTCCTTCTGTTGACAGTGATTCTTCCAAGCATTCACTGTGTCTTGGGATCAATGTATTCTTCTTCTCATGAAATAGTCATCCCCAAGAGATTAATGActtgggaaggagaagaaagagttgAAAGACTCTCCTATTCAATATTTATGAAAGGCAAGAAGGTGGTGATACACCTGAAACAAAAGAAAGGGCTGTTTGTTAACAACTTCCCTGTTTATACCTATTCCAATGGGAAGCTCAACCTTGACATGCcttttctccaaaatgattgttaCTATGATGGGTACGTGGAAAGCTATCTGAAGTCCCTGGTGTCTATCAGCACCTGCTCAGGCCTCAAAGGTTTAATCAACATAGAGGGAAAAGTCTATAGAATTGAGCCCATTGATGCCTCGAGTAACTTTGAACACATCCTGTACCAAACAAAGAGTGATGAACAAGATTTCTGTTCGGGGCCTGTGAGAGAACAGCCTGAATTTGAGGGCAATCTGGAAGCAAAAGCCGTATTGGTCAAGGATGAGTCACACATAAAAGATTTTGTGCATTATGAATGGCCATACAACAAGATAGTGAAAATATTTATTGTGGTTGACAACAGGAGGTTCCGAAATTGGGATAGCAATGTGACCAAGACCGCCCATATGGTGATGGAAGTGCTCTCCATCGTGGATACCTACGTAAATCCAATCAGAGTCAAAATGTTCTGGGTTGGTTTAGAGATCTGGACACAGAAAGATATGAGCAAAATTTCACAGAGTTTGGTAGAAACTCTTAAATATTTCAGTGCATGGAGGTACTTTGGACTCTTACCTAGAGTTTTTCATAATATTGGCCATCTGATTGTAGGGCATGAAACTGGAAGCAAAGCAGGATACTCCTATCTTGGTGGTATGTGTGTGTCAATCAAAGCTGCGGGAGTTCTTGCCTTCCCTCATGAAGATGTGGCCCGCTTTGCCTCTGTCATGACCCATGAGTTGGGCCATAGTATGGGCATGGAACATGATTCCAAATACTGCATGTGTGGTGATGAATATTACTGCATAATGCATGAGTCTGTCTCTCAAAAACAGCTTTTTAGCAACTGCAGCTTAGAGTACTTCTATAAATTCCTGTATGGTGCACATTCGGGATGCATCTATCTATCGCCAGACCCCACAAGATTATTCAGGGTGTCAGTCTGTGGGAACGGAATATtagacagagaggaagagtgTGACTGTGGAAATGAAGAGACCTGTACAAATGACCCTTGCTGCCTTCCCACCTGCAGGCTGACTGAGGGCTCCACTTGTGCTTTTGGGCCCTGCTGTAAAAATTGTAATATTCAGAGGGCAAGTGAGGTGTGTCGTCCCAGCAAGAATGAATGTGACCTCCCTGAATATTGCAATGGCACCTCCATTTGGTGTCAGCCAGATGTCTACAAACAAGATGGCACCGAGTGCAAGGATGGCTATTGCTATGAGGGGTTTTGTCACAGCCTGGATAAACAGTGTGTTGAGATCTTTGGTGAAGGCTCCAGGAAAGCCCCAGATAGTTGCTATGAGAGTATAAACAGTAAGGGGGACCGGATCGGGAACTGTGGCCCTTCAATTAATGGTCTACGCAGGCGCTTTCGAAAATGTGAACCCAAAGATAGCAAGTGCGGAAGGCTTCTATGTCAGAACATTAAGAAGCTGCCCCAAGGCAAGAACCACCATACCTATTTCCAACTGCCCTGTGAGGGTTCATGGTGCTGGGGAGCGGACCTCTTAGAGAAGTTAGGGACCATTGACCAAGGAGAAGTGTACGCTGGTACAGTGTGTGACGAGGAGAAGATATGCCTTAACAATATATGTTCTGATATACACGTACTCAGGAAGAGGTGCAGCGCAGCTCTCAATTGTACTGGGAGAGGGACATGTAACAACTTGAATCATTGCCACTGTGATTCTGGTTATGCCCCACCGAATTGTATAAATAGAGGTAATGGGGGCAGTATAGACAGCGGGCCCCTTCCTGCCTATTTTCCAACAACCcatactaccactactactaccactactccAACCACTACCACTCGCCGCACTACTCCCCGCACTACTCCCCGCACCACTCCCCGCACCACTCCCCGCACCACTCCCCGCACCACTACCCGCACCACTCCCCGCACCACTCCCCGCACCACTCCCCGCACCACTCCCCGCACTACTACCCGCACCACTCCCCGCACCACTCCCCGCACCACTCCCCGCACCACTCCCCGCAGCACTACCCGCACCACTACCCGCACTACTACCCGCACTACTACCCGCACTACTCGAACCACTACCACTACtcccactactactaccaccactccAACCACTACCACTCCCCGCACCACTCCCCGCACCACTCCCCGCACCACTCCCCGCACCACTACCCGCACCACTACCCGCACCACTCCCCGCACCACTCCCCGCACCACTCCCCGCACCACTACCCGCAGCACTACCCGCACTACTCCCCGCACTACTACCCGCACTACTACCCGCACTACTCGAACCACTACAACTACccccactactactaccaccactccaaccactaccactacccccactactaccactacccacactactaccactactactaccaccactccaaccactaccactacccccactactaccactactactaccaccactccaaccactaccactactactactaccactccaaccactaccactacccccactactaccactaccactactaccccTCCAACCACTAACACTACTCCAAATCTTACCACTATTACCAACACCCACACCACtattatcatcaccaccacctCCCGATCAAGTCACCGGAAGACTCTGAACACTCCTACTGGCAGACTTCGAAGAAAAGGacataaagaaataatattgGCCAGCTTCTTGTTCTTGGTTACCATCCTCCTCCTTGTGAATAGTGTAATTTGGTGCCTCATCATTCTGGTGTATGTCCGGAATGGAAGAAAACTGCAAAAAGGAATGGGCACTCAAAGTGTGGACCAGAAAAGCACACAGGGCTCTTTCCAATCAATGAGACCCTGA